The DNA region ACCGGGGTCCACTCGTCGAGCAACCCCACCAACGTACGCAGCAGCCTGGTCTTGCCCTGGCCACGCTCGCCCAGCAGGACGACGTCGTGGCCGGCGATCAGGGCACGCTCGAGCTGGGGGATGACGGTGTCCTCCAGCCCGTGCAGCCCGGGCCAGGGGTCCTCTCCGGCTGCCAGCTTGGCCAGCAGGTTGTCGCGGATCTCCTCGCGGAGCGACTTGAACACGTGGCCGCTCGCGCGGAGCTGGCCGAGGGTGCTGATCGTGGGTGCGGCAGTCACGGACGCAACGCTACGCCGCCGCCCAACCCCTGGGCGGCCGTCGCGTCGACGTCCCGATCCTCGGATGGGGCGGGTCCGACGCCGGCGAGCAGCTCCTCGACCCGCTCCCTGGTCAGTGCGGTGCGGTCGAGCTCACCCACCTCGTCCAGGATCGCGACGACCTCGTGGAGCGTCGCGCGGGCCTGGGCGACGCGGTCGGTCTCGCGCTCGATCAGGGCGCGGCGTACGAGGGCGTTGGCCTCGGCCCACCGGTTGCGCTCCTCGACGTGGTGGGCGAGCTCGGGGCGCAGGTGGCTCTCGGCCTCGGCGTAGCGACCCAGGCCGATCAGGGCGTCGATCAGGGTCATCCGTGGTGAGGCGGAGGAGTCGACGTCGACCGGCCCGTGGCCGATCTCCTCCTCAACCAGCCGCACGGCGTCCTCGTAGCGCTCCATCCGGACGTAGACCTCGGCCAGCCCGATCAGGCTGCCGCGGGCACGGTCGTCCATCCCGGCCGCGTCCGCGACGGCGTAGGCCTCCTCGAGGACGGCGACGGCCTCGTCGAGGGATCCGATCATGCTGAGCGCCTGGCCGCAGTTGGACAGCGCCATCTCCAGACCGGCCGCAGTCCCGGCCTCACGGAACACCGCGGCGGCGGCCCGGAACTCCGAGATCGCCCGGGTCAGGTCACCCGCCCGCGCCCGGCTGATCCCGGCCTGGTTGCGGATGTAGGCCGCGTCGACGTGCTCGCCGGCGCGGAGGGCGGCGTCGAGGCCGAGCTCCTGGAGCGGCAGGGTCTCGGCGGGTGGGTGCCGCATCGAGAGGGTGAACATCTTGTTGACCAGCTGGTAGGCGGGTCCGAGCAGGCCCGCGCGCACGGCGAGACGTACGGCGCTGCCCATGGTCAGCCACTCCCGGTCGCCCCAGGCGCGGGCCTGCTGGGTGGTGGCGAAGCTCAGCGGTGTCACCCCGGCGACGACGGGGTCGAGGCTCATCAGCCGGAAGGACCGGCCGCCGGCCTCGGAGGCCGCGACCAGGGAGTGGGTGTACCAGCTCACCAGGCGCAGGAGCGCCTCCCCGGACTCCTCCTCGGAGCCCATCTCCAGCGCGTAGTCGCGGATCAGGTCGTGGAGCACGAAGCGTCCCGGCCGCTGCTCCCGGACCAGGTTGGCATCGACAAGCTTGTCGACCAGACGCCGGGCGGCGGCGATGTCGACGCCGAAGAGCGCCGCCATCGCAGGCATCCCGATCTCGTGACCCGGACGAAGGCCGAGGAGCCGGAAGGATCGCCGCGACTCCTCGTCGAGGGAGTCGTAGGACCAGGAGAAGACCGCGCGCAGGTCGGAGATCGGGTCGAGCGGCGCCTCCAGCGCGGCCAGCCGGCTGGTCTCGCCGTCGAGCTCGGCGAGCAGGTCGGACAGCGAGAGGTCCGGGTAGCGGCTGCAGCGCTCGGCGGCGACGGCGAGAGCCAGCGGCAGGTGTCCGCACCTGTCCGCCAGGGCGCGTACGTCCGCCTCGTCCGCCGCCCGGTCGACGAGCCGCTGCTTCAGGAAGGCCGCCGACTCCTCCGGGGCGAGGGTGTCCAGCGCGAGCCGGCGTGCGCCCTCCCGCGTGGCCAGGCCACGCAGCTGGCTGCGGCTGGTCACCAGCACCAGGGAGTCACCGCCCGGCAGCAGCGGCCGCACCTGGGCGGAGTCACGGGCGTTGTCGAGCACGAGGAGCATGCGCCGCTGCGCGAGGGTCGTACGCAGCAGCGCCGATGCCGCGTCCACCTCGCCCGGAACCGACGCGACGTCGACACCGAGCCCGATCAGCAGGGTCGTGAGCGCCTGCGCGTGCGAGAGCGGCTCACCCGGACCGAAGCCGCGCAGGTCGATGAAGAGCTGGCCGTCGGGAAAGTGCTCGGCCCGGGTCCGCGCCCAGTGCACCGCCAGCGCGGTCTTGCCCACCGCACCGATGCCGTGCACGGCGACCACGCTCGGCCAGCCGGCGTCGTGGGAGATCGACACCGCGTCGAGCAGCCGGAGCTCGGCCGTACGCCCGGAGAAGCTGGAGATGTCGGCGGGGAGCTGCCGCGGCACCAGGTCCTCCTCGGAGACCCGCTGGGCAGGCACCGTCGCCCGGCCCGCGGGCGCCTCGACCTCCGGAGCAAGCGGCGGGGAACCCGCCAGCAGCCGGGTGAACGTCGAGCGCAGCTCCGCGCCGGGGTCGGCGCCGAGCTCGTCGGCCAGCCGCCCGCGGACCTCCTCGTAGGCCTCCAGCGCCTCGGCCGTACGCCCCGCGGCCTCCAGCGCGTCCAGGAGCACGACCCACAGCGACTCCCGCAGCGGATGGTCGCCGATCACCCGGCGCACGTCGGCGACCGCCTTCGTGGCCCGGCCGGCGGCGACGTCGAGCTCGGCACGGCGCTCCAGCGCGGCGAGGTAGCGGTCGACCAGCCACGGACGGGTGCGCTCGGCCAGCGACTCCCCCGCGGCGTCGTCGAACGGATCGGCGCGCCACAGTGCGATGGCCTCCTCGAGCCGTTCGTAGGCCCGCGGCCCCTCCGCCGCGTCGAGCAGGTCGATGAAGGCGAGCACGTCCACCGACGAGCGTGGCAGGTCGAGGATGTAGCCGCCGGCGGCGCGGCGTACGACCTCCTTGCCGAGCACGCGACGCAGCCGCCCGATGTAGGTGTGCAGGCTGCCGCGCGGGTTGTCGGGGAGGTCCTCGCCCCAGATCCGGTCGGCGAGCAGGTCGGCGGAGACCGGGGTGCCGGCCTCCAGGGCCAGCAGGGCCAGCAGCGTGCGGGGACGTCGTCCCGGGACCTCCACGGGCTCGCCTGCACGCGTGACGATCAGAGGGCCCAGCAGACAGATGGTCACATCCGTCACCACAGCACCCCCGCCGTCCCGAGCCGCCTGCGCCTGAGAGCCACCCCCACACAATAGTCGTGTCGCTGCGGGCCCACGAAGGGATTCCAGCCATTCCGGTACACAATGGAGACATGTCCCCCTTCGGCCGCACCTCCGCCGGATCGACCCTCCAGCAGGAGTGCCCGTGCGGCAGCGGGCGGCGTTACGCGCTGTGCTGCCACCGGCTGCACCGTGGCGGAGCACTGGCCGAGACGCCCGAGGAGCTGATGCGCAGCCGCTACGCGGCGTACGCCCTCGGGGACTGGGACTACATCTTCCGCACCTGGCACCCGGGCACCCGCCCCGACGATCTCGGCGTGGCCGCGCCGGACCCGCGGCTGACGTGGACGGGCCTGGAGATCGAGGGATCCGGGCTCGACGACGACACCCACGGCTGGGTGGCGTTCCGGGCCTCGTACGAGACGCCGTCGGGAACCGGCGTGCTCGCCGAGCACAGCCGGTTCGAGGTGCGTGCCGGACGGTGGCACTACGTCGACGGCGAGATCGCCGATGAATGACCAAACGCACGCATTCGCGTGAGTTTGAGGCAGACAGTGGAGAAACTGTTGCCGATATGTGGACGCGAACGGGTGCGGCACGACAGACTCTGACAAGTGACCACCGACGCGACCGAGGACCTGACCGGTCTCGAGCCATCGGCGCGCTCGCTCTTGGACGCGGTCATCGCGATGTCGAGCGAGCTCGACCTGAGTGCCATGCTCGAGCGGATCACGCGCTCCGCCTGCGAGCTGACCGGAGCCGGCTACGGCGCTCTCGGCGTGCTCGACCTCGACGGCAACCTGCAGGACCTGATCACCTACGGCCACCAGCAGGAGCCGACGCTGCAGGTCGTGGGCAAGAGCCGCGGCCGCCGTGCGCGGCTCGATTCCGACGCCGATGCCTACGACAGTGCCTACGACAGCGCCGATGACGGTGCGGATGACGGTGCAGATGACGACGAGCCGGCATCGACGACCCGGCCCCGGGGGATCACCGCTCCCGATCCTCTGCTGCTGGTCGCGTCGCGCGGTTCCGAGGGCGGCAGCCACGCGCTGCGTACGGGCGATCCCGGCAAGCGGAAGTTCATCGAGGTGCCGCTGCGGATCAAGGACCACGACTTCGGCCACCTGCTGCTGTCCGAGAAGGTAGGCGGCGCCGACTTCACCAGCCACGACGAGCAGCTCGTCGTGGCCCTGGCCCGTGCCGCGGGCGCCCAGATCGACAAGGTACGCGAGCTCGAGCTCAGCGAGCAGCGCCGCAAGTGGCTCGAGGCGAGCGCGGAGCTCAGCCGCGTCCTGAGCCCGCCGCTGGACCACATGGTCGCGCTCGAGCGGATGTGCGAGACCGCGCTGCCGCTGATGCGGGCGATCGGCGTCGGCGCCGGCACCCGCATCGAGCACGGTCTCGTCTCCGGGGTCGCGGCCGTCCCCGGTCAGGAGGAGCGCGTCCGCGCGGTGACCGAGAAGGTCCCGCTCCTGATCGACCGCCGCATCATCGAGCCGCTGGACCTCGAGGTCGACGGGCTCTACGTCGTGGTGGCGCCGGTGCGCTCCTCGCTCGCCGGCCGCGGCGCGCTGCTGGCCATCTACGACAAGGCCCGCGCCGCCCACGACGAGCACGAGCGCGAGCTCTTCTTCGGCTTCGCCGGCCAGGCCGCTCTCGCCCTGGACCGCCTCCGCGCGGTCGAGGACCGGGCCGACCTCGCGGTCATCACCGACCGCGACCGGATCGCCCGCGACCTGCACGACGTGGTCATCCAGCGTCTCTTCGCGATCGGGCTCCATCTCGAGACCCTGGGCCGCAACCCGGAGCGGATCGAGAACCTGCCCAAGCGGCTCTCGGAGCAGGTCGACGCGCTGGACCAGACCATCAAGGACGTACGCGGCTCCATCTTCGACCTCAGCAACCACGACACCTCCTCGCTGCGGGCACAGGTGCGCGAGGTCGTCCGGGAGTACGCCGGTTTCATGGACTTCACCCCGGAGATCAAGATCACCGGGCCGGTCGACACCGCGGTGCCCGAGACGGTCCGCAACCACCTGCTCCCGGTCCTGCGCGAGGCGGTCTCCAACCTCGCCCGGCATGCCCAGGCCCACAGCGCCCAGATCGAGCTCACCCTCCAGGACGACGAGATCAAGCTGGTCGTACGCGACGACGGCAGCGGCGTCCCCGAGGAGGCCGAGGAGAGCGGGCTCAAGAACGCCCGCTGCCGCGCGACCCAGCTCGGCGGTCAGCTCGAGATCGGCCCACGCTCCCCCAGCGGCACCGAGCTCGTCTGGCAGGTGCCGATCACCGCTGGGGTCTGACTCCGCTCAGTTCCCCTTGCGGGGGTGGAGCAGCTCCTTGGCCATCAGCGCCGCCTGGGTGCGCCGCTGCACACCGAGCTTGGCGAGGATGCTGGAGACGTAGTTCTTCACGGTCTTCTCGGCCAGGAACATCCGGCCGGCGATCTCGCGGTTGGTCAGGCCCTCGCCGATGAGCGCGAGCAGCCGCTTCTCCTGGGGCGTGAGCGCCTGCATCTGCGGCGACTCTCCGTCGGGGTTGCGCATCTTCTCCATGACCTTCGCGGTCATCAGCGGGTCGAGCAGCGAGCCGCCACCGGAGACGGTGCGGATCGCCTCGACGAGGTCGTTGCCGCGGATGTCCTTGAGGACGTAGCCCTTCGCCCCGGCCATGATGGCCGAGAAGAGCGCCTCGTCGTCGTCATAGGAGGTCAGGATGAGCGCGAGCATGTCCGGGTAGGCCGCCCGGACCTCACGGCAGACCTCGATCCCCGAGCCGTCGGGGAGGCGGGCGTCGAGCACGCAGACGTCCGGCTGGATGCGGTCGATGTCCTCTCGCGCCTGGGCGGCGGTGCCACCCTGGCCGACGACAGCGATGTCGTCATGACTGTCGAGCAGCGTCGTCAACCCCTGACGGACGACCTCGTGGTCGTCGAGCAGGTAGACCCGGATCGTCCTTGTCTCGGTCAACACCGTCTCACTTCCCCCATTCGTTGAAGGGAGACCACGGTATCGGTCAACCCCAGTCCGGTCGATGTGTGAGTCATCCACACTACGGTTTTCGTGCCGCCATGCGGACCAAGCTCCGCGCCGTGTTCTCTGCCGGGCTCTGTGTCAGCTGTCGAGCCATCCTCCCGCGCGAGCACCTCGCGCGCCAGCGACGCGGCGGTCGAGGTGTCCAGATGAGCCAAAGGTTCATCCAGAACCAGGACCTTGTGCCCGGCCAGCAGCGACCTCGCCACCGCCAGCCTGGCCCGCTCGCCGCCGGAGACCTGGGCCGCGCCGTCGCCGAGCCTGGTCTGCATCCCGGCGGGGAGGGCGTCGAGCCACTCGCCGAGGCGAGCGCGCCGGAGCGCCTGCTCGACCTCCTCGTCGGTGGCTTCGGGCCGTGCCAGGCGGACGTTCTCGACGAGGTTGGAGGCGAAGACGTGCGGGTCGTCGTCGACGAGCCCGACGATCTTCCGTACGTCCTGGGGGTCGAGCTCACGCGTCGGCCGGCCGCCGAGCGTGATCGTGCCGGTGTCCGGGTCGAGGAAGCGCAGCAGCAGCGCGGCGAGGGTGCTCTTGCCGGAGCCGGAGGGGCCCACGATGCCGATCCGCGCGCCCGGCTCGAGGTGCAGGTCGGGAAGCTCGACGGCGTGGTGGGCACTCGTGTCGCCGCCGGGGTGGGCGGTGACGCCGGTGAGGGTGATCGTGGTGTCGTCGGTGGGCCGCTCGGGGTGCTCCGGGGCCTCGACCACCGGGCGACGGGTGGTGAGGTCGTCGAGCCGCCGCTGGGCCGCGCGGGTGCGGGCCCGGGCGGCACCGGCGTCGGCGAGGGTCGCGGCCGGCTCGGCCAGCGCCAGCGGGACCAGCGTGAGGAGCGCCAGCATCGGGCCGTCGCCGACGGTGGTGTAGGCGGCGGTCGCGGCGACGGCGGCACCGGCGGTGATCAGCACGAGGGCCTTGGCCGCGGAGGCGGCGACCGCTGCGGCCGTGGTCGCTCGGGTGGCGGTACGGGCCAGGCCGTCGAGGGCGTCCAGCACCGGCTCGCCCGCCTGCCACATCCGGCGCTCGGTCGCCGTCTGGGTCGCCTCGACCACCTGCTCGGACACTCTGGCCCGCACCGTGACCGAGATGTTCTCGGCACGTGCTGCGCCTGCGTACGCGATCCCGAAGGCGGCCCCCGCGGCCACCACCGTGGCCGCCGTGAAGGCCGCGGCCACCGGGTCGATGAGCGCGGTCGCCAGGACCGCGAGGAGGGCCACGACGGCGTACTCCCGGATCGGCAGCCGCACCCTCAGCTCCTCGTCGAGCACCGCGTCGACGTCGTCGACGACGCTGGCCAGGACATCGCCTCTTCGGCCGGGGAGAGCACCTGGCACCAGCGGCACCAGCGCGTCGTAGATCTCCACCCGCCGTCTGGCGAGCAGGCGCAGGGCACTGTCGTGGGACCACAACCGCTCCAGGTAGCGCAGCACCGGCCGCGCGATCCCGAACGTACGCACCCCCACCATCGCCGCGACCAGCGTCATGATCACCGGGTGGTAGGAGGCCTTGATGATCAGCCACCCCGCCAGCGCCGTCAGCGCCACCCCCGACGCCCAGCTCAGCCCGCCGACCACCGCCGACCCCCACAGCGCCACCCGCGCCGAACCGGTAGTTGTGGCAGCCGAATCGGTAGTTGTGGGTGACGAAACTCGACTTTCATCCGCTATTTCTGCAGTGTCGGCCACCGCTTCTACGGTCTCGCCTGCCACTTCTACCGTTTCGGCGGAGAGGGTGATGACCTGGTCGGCGATCTCGATGAGGGCCGGGCGGTGGGCGACGAGGACGACGGCGCGGTCGCGGGCGAGGTCGGTGACGGTGTCGGCGATGATCCGCTCGGTGTCGGGGTCGAGATGGGCAGTGGGCTCGTCGAGGAGCACCCAGGGGCGATCGGAGAGTACGACGCGGGCCAGCGCCAGCCGGGCCCGTTCGCCGGCCGAGAGCGAGCGACCGTCCTCGGCCAGGTCGGCGCCGAGCCCGCCGGGCAGCTCGGCGATCCGGTCGGCGAGCGCGACCCGCTTCAGGACGTGCCACAGGTCGCTGTCCGTCGCCTCCGGCGACCCCAGACGCAGGTTGTCGGCGATGGTCCCGCCGACGAACACCGGGCGCTGCGGCAGGTAGGCGAATCGCCGCCGCCACTCGTCACCCTCGGCCGGGGTCTGTCCGTCGAGCTCGACGGTGCCGACGTACGTCTCGTGGAGGCCCGCGATCGTCGCCAGCAACGTCGACTTCCCGCAGCCGCTCGGGCCGACGATCGCGGTGATCCCCCGCTCCCGGACCGTCGCGGAGACCGGTGCGAGCGCCGGCCGATCGCGGTCCGGATAGGTCAGTCCCACCCCGTCGAGAGACATGCCGAGACGTCGCTCCCGCGAACCGAGATGGCCGTCACTGACCTCTCGGCCGACCGACGTGACGTCTCGGCCGACCGCACCGACCTCTCGGGCGCCGAGGTCGGCGGTGGCCTCGAGCGTGGCGGTTCCCTCGGCGGCGGCGTGGAACTCGGTCCCGACGCGGCGCAGCGGCCAGTAGGCCTCGGGGGCGAGCAGCAGGACGACGAGGGCGGTCTGCAGGTCGACCGAGCCGGCGGCGAGCCGTACGCCGATGATGACCGCGACCAGTGCGACCGAGATGGTGGCGACGAGCTCGAGCACGGCCGAGGAGGCGAAGGCGATCTTCAGGGTCTCCAGGGTGCGGCGGCGGTAGCGGTCGGTGATCGTGGCGATGACCCCCGACTGCGCACGAGCTCGACCGAACGCGACCAGGGTCGGCAGACCCTTCATCACGTCGAGGAAGTGGCCGGCCAGGGCCGACATCGCCCGCCACTGGCCGGCCGCCTGGTCGCGCGTGGCGAGCCCGACCAGCACCCCGAAGATCGGGATCAGCGGCAGCGTGAGTCCCACGATGAGTCCGCTGAGCGGGTCGGTCCAGACGATCACCGCGAGCACCATGACGGGCAGTACGCAGGCCAGCACCAGCGCGGGGACGTAGCGCGTCAGATACGGCTCGGCGGCGGTGACCCCTCGCGTGGCCAGGGCCGACAACGACCCCGAACGACCCGCCTGCCCGCGCAGGATCGCACCGACCACGCGGCGCCGCAGGTCCGCACCGACGACCCCGGCAGCCCGGGCACCCGCCACGTCCGAGACCACCCCGACGAGCGCGCGCCCGGCGAAGACGGCCACGACCGCCAGCGCCCAGCCGCTCACCGACCCGGTGTCGCGGATCGCGGAGATGAGCAGTCCGGTGACGGCGTACGTCTGGACGATCAGCAGCACCGCCCCCACCACGCCGGCCGCCACCACGACGGCGAGCGGCCGCCGGGCTACCGACAGCTGGGCTCGCAGTCGCGGGTCGTTCGGGCGCATCTCAATGAGCGGCGGGGATGTGGTGGATCGAGATCCGCTTGCGGAAGATCCAGTACGTCCAGGCCTGGTAGCCCACCACGATCGGCGTGAACACCGCCGCGACGATCGTCATCAGCTTCAGCGTGTAGGGCGTCGCCGCCGCGTTCGTCGTGGTCAGCGAGTTGGCGACGTCGGTGGAGGAGGGCATCACGTCGGGGAAGAGCCCCACGAAGAGCCCGGCCACGGCCAGCCCGATCGCGAGGAAGGTGCCGGCGAAGGCGAGCCCCTCACGACCGACGTACGCAGCCCCGAGCCCACCCACGAGCGCGAGCGCCGCCAGGACGAAGATCACCGCGGTCGCCAGATTGCCGGTGAGCGCCTGGGTCCAGACCAGGAACACGACGGCGAGAACGGCCGCGACGACCCCGGTCTTGAGCGCCAGCGCGCGAGCCCGGCCGCGGATCTCGCCGTCGGTCTTGAGCGCGATGAACACCGCACCGTGGGTCACGAACAGGGATA from Nocardioides luteus includes:
- a CDS encoding AfsR/SARP family transcriptional regulator, coding for MTDVTICLLGPLIVTRAGEPVEVPGRRPRTLLALLALEAGTPVSADLLADRIWGEDLPDNPRGSLHTYIGRLRRVLGKEVVRRAAGGYILDLPRSSVDVLAFIDLLDAAEGPRAYERLEEAIALWRADPFDDAAGESLAERTRPWLVDRYLAALERRAELDVAAGRATKAVADVRRVIGDHPLRESLWVVLLDALEAAGRTAEALEAYEEVRGRLADELGADPGAELRSTFTRLLAGSPPLAPEVEAPAGRATVPAQRVSEEDLVPRQLPADISSFSGRTAELRLLDAVSISHDAGWPSVVAVHGIGAVGKTALAVHWARTRAEHFPDGQLFIDLRGFGPGEPLSHAQALTTLLIGLGVDVASVPGEVDAASALLRTTLAQRRMLLVLDNARDSAQVRPLLPGGDSLVLVTSRSQLRGLATREGARRLALDTLAPEESAAFLKQRLVDRAADEADVRALADRCGHLPLALAVAAERCSRYPDLSLSDLLAELDGETSRLAALEAPLDPISDLRAVFSWSYDSLDEESRRSFRLLGLRPGHEIGMPAMAALFGVDIAAARRLVDKLVDANLVREQRPGRFVLHDLIRDYALEMGSEEESGEALLRLVSWYTHSLVAASEAGGRSFRLMSLDPVVAGVTPLSFATTQQARAWGDREWLTMGSAVRLAVRAGLLGPAYQLVNKMFTLSMRHPPAETLPLQELGLDAALRAGEHVDAAYIRNQAGISRARAGDLTRAISEFRAAAAVFREAGTAAGLEMALSNCGQALSMIGSLDEAVAVLEEAYAVADAAGMDDRARGSLIGLAEVYVRMERYEDAVRLVEEEIGHGPVDVDSSASPRMTLIDALIGLGRYAEAESHLRPELAHHVEERNRWAEANALVRRALIERETDRVAQARATLHEVVAILDEVGELDRTALTRERVEELLAGVGPAPSEDRDVDATAAQGLGGGVALRP
- a CDS encoding YchJ family protein — protein: MSPFGRTSAGSTLQQECPCGSGRRYALCCHRLHRGGALAETPEELMRSRYAAYALGDWDYIFRTWHPGTRPDDLGVAAPDPRLTWTGLEIEGSGLDDDTHGWVAFRASYETPSGTGVLAEHSRFEVRAGRWHYVDGEIADE
- a CDS encoding sensor histidine kinase codes for the protein MTTDATEDLTGLEPSARSLLDAVIAMSSELDLSAMLERITRSACELTGAGYGALGVLDLDGNLQDLITYGHQQEPTLQVVGKSRGRRARLDSDADAYDSAYDSADDGADDGADDDEPASTTRPRGITAPDPLLLVASRGSEGGSHALRTGDPGKRKFIEVPLRIKDHDFGHLLLSEKVGGADFTSHDEQLVVALARAAGAQIDKVRELELSEQRRKWLEASAELSRVLSPPLDHMVALERMCETALPLMRAIGVGAGTRIEHGLVSGVAAVPGQEERVRAVTEKVPLLIDRRIIEPLDLEVDGLYVVVAPVRSSLAGRGALLAIYDKARAAHDEHERELFFGFAGQAALALDRLRAVEDRADLAVITDRDRIARDLHDVVIQRLFAIGLHLETLGRNPERIENLPKRLSEQVDALDQTIKDVRGSIFDLSNHDTSSLRAQVREVVREYAGFMDFTPEIKITGPVDTAVPETVRNHLLPVLREAVSNLARHAQAHSAQIELTLQDDEIKLVVRDDGSGVPEEAEESGLKNARCRATQLGGQLEIGPRSPSGTELVWQVPITAGV
- a CDS encoding response regulator transcription factor, with the translated sequence MLTETRTIRVYLLDDHEVVRQGLTTLLDSHDDIAVVGQGGTAAQAREDIDRIQPDVCVLDARLPDGSGIEVCREVRAAYPDMLALILTSYDDDEALFSAIMAGAKGYVLKDIRGNDLVEAIRTVSGGGSLLDPLMTAKVMEKMRNPDGESPQMQALTPQEKRLLALIGEGLTNREIAGRMFLAEKTVKNYVSSILAKLGVQRRTQAALMAKELLHPRKGN
- the cydD gene encoding thiol reductant ABC exporter subunit CydD, whose translation is MRPNDPRLRAQLSVARRPLAVVVAAGVVGAVLLIVQTYAVTGLLISAIRDTGSVSGWALAVVAVFAGRALVGVVSDVAGARAAGVVGADLRRRVVGAILRGQAGRSGSLSALATRGVTAAEPYLTRYVPALVLACVLPVMVLAVIVWTDPLSGLIVGLTLPLIPIFGVLVGLATRDQAAGQWRAMSALAGHFLDVMKGLPTLVAFGRARAQSGVIATITDRYRRRTLETLKIAFASSAVLELVATISVALVAVIIGVRLAAGSVDLQTALVVLLLAPEAYWPLRRVGTEFHAAAEGTATLEATADLGAREVGAVGRDVTSVGREVSDGHLGSRERRLGMSLDGVGLTYPDRDRPALAPVSATVRERGITAIVGPSGCGKSTLLATIAGLHETYVGTVELDGQTPAEGDEWRRRFAYLPQRPVFVGGTIADNLRLGSPEATDSDLWHVLKRVALADRIAELPGGLGADLAEDGRSLSAGERARLALARVVLSDRPWVLLDEPTAHLDPDTERIIADTVTDLARDRAVVLVAHRPALIEIADQVITLSAETVEVAGETVEAVADTAEIADESRVSSPTTTDSAATTTGSARVALWGSAVVGGLSWASGVALTALAGWLIIKASYHPVIMTLVAAMVGVRTFGIARPVLRYLERLWSHDSALRLLARRRVEIYDALVPLVPGALPGRRGDVLASVVDDVDAVLDEELRVRLPIREYAVVALLAVLATALIDPVAAAFTAATVVAAGAAFGIAYAGAARAENISVTVRARVSEQVVEATQTATERRMWQAGEPVLDALDGLARTATRATTAAAVAASAAKALVLITAGAAVAATAAYTTVGDGPMLALLTLVPLALAEPAATLADAGAARARTRAAQRRLDDLTTRRPVVEAPEHPERPTDDTTITLTGVTAHPGGDTSAHHAVELPDLHLEPGARIGIVGPSGSGKSTLAALLLRFLDPDTGTITLGGRPTRELDPQDVRKIVGLVDDDPHVFASNLVENVRLARPEATDEEVEQALRRARLGEWLDALPAGMQTRLGDGAAQVSGGERARLAVARSLLAGHKVLVLDEPLAHLDTSTAASLAREVLAREDGSTADTEPGREHGAELGPHGGTKTVVWMTHTSTGLGLTDTVVSLQRMGEVRRC